In Halovulum dunhuangense, one genomic interval encodes:
- a CDS encoding urease subunit beta, with translation MIPGEILPAEGDLELNAGRPAITLSVSNTGDRPAQVGSHYHFAEANAALDFDRQAARGMRLDIASGTAVRFEPGQTRDVRLIPYAGARKVYGFNQAVMGAL, from the coding sequence ATGATCCCCGGGGAAATCCTGCCCGCCGAGGGCGACCTGGAACTGAATGCCGGCCGGCCCGCGATCACGCTGAGCGTGTCCAACACCGGCGACCGGCCGGCGCAGGTCGGCAGCCACTACCATTTCGCCGAGGCCAATGCCGCGCTCGATTTCGACCGTCAGGCGGCGCGGGGGATGCGGCTCGACATCGCGTCGGGCACGGCCGTGCGTTTCGAGCCCGGCCAGACCCGCGATGTGCGGCTGATCCCCTATGCGGGCGCGCGCAAGGTCTATGGTTTCAACCAGGCGGTGATGGGGGCGCTGTGA
- a CDS encoding urease accessory protein UreD produces the protein MSDPVQQRARGAVRVGFFLDRGATRLCDLYQQGSAKAMLPRVYGTEPVAVLINTAGGLTGGDRFRYEATLGAGARATLATQTAERAYRAASDTARVDVALRVGPGARLDWLPQETILFEGSALSRRLDLDLEGDATALVLESVVLGRAAMGEMPAALNFRDDWRIRRDGRLIHAEALRLAPPLPSLRDSPAALGDARAMATAVYLGADAADRLESVRAWPATPGVRMGASAWDGRLVLRWLAPTAQPLRVALIDFLTRFRDTPPPRVWTM, from the coding sequence ATGTCCGATCCAGTCCAGCAGCGCGCCCGCGGGGCCGTGCGGGTCGGGTTTTTCCTGGATCGTGGCGCGACGCGGCTTTGCGACCTGTACCAGCAGGGTTCGGCCAAGGCGATGCTGCCGCGGGTCTACGGCACGGAACCTGTGGCGGTTCTCATCAATACCGCGGGCGGGCTGACCGGGGGCGACCGGTTCCGCTACGAGGCGACGCTTGGCGCCGGCGCGCGGGCGACCCTGGCGACCCAGACCGCCGAGCGGGCCTATCGCGCGGCATCGGATACCGCGCGCGTCGATGTGGCGCTGCGGGTGGGGCCGGGCGCGCGGCTCGACTGGTTGCCGCAGGAGACGATCCTTTTCGAGGGATCGGCGCTGTCGCGCAGGCTGGATCTGGATCTGGAGGGGGACGCGACGGCGCTGGTGCTCGAGTCGGTCGTGCTGGGGCGGGCCGCCATGGGCGAGATGCCCGCGGCGCTGAACTTCCGCGACGACTGGCGCATCCGGCGTGACGGGCGGCTGATCCATGCCGAGGCGCTGCGCCTTGCGCCGCCACTGCCCTCCTTGCGCGACAGCCCGGCCGCGCTTGGCGATGCCCGCGCGATGGCAACGGCCGTCTACCTGGGGGCGGATGCCGCCGACAGGCTGGAATCCGTGCGCGCCTGGCCCGCCACGCCCGGCGTGCGGATGGGCGCCAGCGCCTGGGATGGCCGGCTGGTGCTGCGCTGGCTTGCCCCCACGGCCCAGCCGCTGCGCGTGGCGCTGATCGATTTTCTGACCCGCTTCCGCGATACCCCGCCACCGCGGGTCTGGACCATGTGA
- a CDS encoding urease subunit gamma, producing MNLTPREKDKLLVSMAAMVARNRLARGVKLNHPEAIALITDHVVEGARDGRSVAELMAAGASVVSRAQCMEGVPEMIPEVQVEATFPDGTKLVTVHHPIR from the coding sequence ATGAACCTGACCCCGCGCGAAAAGGACAAGCTGCTGGTTTCCATGGCCGCGATGGTAGCCCGCAACCGGCTGGCCCGCGGCGTGAAGCTGAACCACCCCGAGGCGATCGCGCTGATCACCGATCACGTCGTCGAGGGCGCGCGCGACGGGCGCAGCGTGGCCGAGCTGATGGCGGCGGGCGCAAGTGTCGTGAGCCGCGCCCAATGCATGGAGGGCGTGCCCGAGATGATCCCCGAGGTGCAGGTCGAGGCGACGTTCCCCGACGGCACCAAGCTTGTGACCGTGCATCACCCGATCCGCTGA
- the ureC gene encoding urease subunit alpha has translation MPTRMSRAAYADMYGPTTGDRVRLADTELFIEVEKDLTTYGEEVKFGGGKVIRDGMGQSQASRAEGAVDTVVTNALIVDWTGIYKADVGLRDGRIHAIGKAGNPDTQPGVDIIVGPGTEVIAGEGRILTAGGFDSHIHFICPQQVEDALHSGLTTMLGGGTGPAHGTLATTCTPGPWHIGRMLQALDGLPINFGLAGKGNAATPRALVEQVEGGACALKLHEDWGTTPAAIDCCLGVADDMDVQVMIHTDTLNESGFVENTIRALKGRTIHAFHTEGAGGGHAPDIIKVCGEGNVIPSSTNPTRPYTVNTIEEHLDMLMVCHHLDKSIPEDVAFAESRIRRETIAAEDILHDMGAFSIIASDSQAMGRVGEVIIRTWQTADKMKRQRGRLSEETGENDNFRVKRYIAKYTINPAIAHGISRHIGSIEVGKRADLVLWSPAFFGVKPELVLVGGTIALAQMGDPNASIPTPQPVHSRPMFGALGRALEMGSVSFVSGAAHAAGIGERLGLRKATAPVENTRGGIGKAAMKLNATTPRIEVDPETYEVRADGELLTCAPAEVLPMAQRYFLF, from the coding sequence ATGCCCACAAGAATGTCCCGCGCCGCCTATGCCGACATGTACGGGCCCACGACCGGGGACCGGGTGCGTCTGGCAGATACAGAGCTGTTCATAGAAGTTGAAAAAGACCTCACAACCTATGGGGAAGAGGTGAAATTCGGCGGTGGCAAGGTGATCCGCGACGGGATGGGCCAGTCCCAGGCCAGCCGCGCCGAGGGGGCGGTGGACACCGTCGTCACCAATGCGCTGATCGTGGACTGGACCGGCATCTACAAGGCCGATGTCGGCCTGCGCGACGGCCGCATCCATGCCATCGGCAAGGCCGGCAACCCCGATACCCAGCCCGGCGTCGACATCATCGTGGGGCCCGGGACCGAGGTGATCGCCGGCGAGGGCCGGATCCTGACGGCGGGGGGCTTCGACAGCCATATCCACTTCATCTGCCCCCAGCAGGTCGAGGATGCGCTGCATTCGGGCCTGACGACCATGCTGGGCGGCGGCACCGGACCCGCGCACGGGACGCTTGCCACCACCTGCACCCCGGGGCCGTGGCATATCGGGCGGATGCTCCAGGCGCTGGACGGTCTGCCGATCAATTTCGGGCTGGCGGGCAAGGGCAACGCGGCCACCCCCCGCGCGCTGGTCGAGCAGGTCGAGGGGGGCGCCTGCGCGCTCAAGCTGCACGAGGATTGGGGCACCACCCCCGCCGCCATCGACTGCTGCCTGGGCGTCGCGGACGACATGGACGTGCAGGTGATGATCCACACCGACACGCTGAACGAAAGCGGCTTCGTCGAGAACACGATCCGCGCGCTGAAGGGCCGCACGATCCACGCCTTCCACACCGAGGGCGCGGGCGGCGGCCATGCGCCCGACATCATCAAGGTCTGTGGCGAGGGCAACGTGATCCCGTCCTCCACCAACCCGACGCGGCCCTACACGGTGAACACCATCGAAGAGCATCTCGACATGCTGATGGTCTGCCACCACCTCGACAAGTCGATCCCCGAGGATGTGGCCTTTGCCGAAAGCCGGATCCGGCGCGAGACCATCGCCGCCGAGGACATCCTGCACGACATGGGCGCCTTTTCGATCATCGCGAGCGATTCACAGGCGATGGGCCGCGTGGGCGAGGTGATCATCCGCACCTGGCAGACCGCCGACAAGATGAAGCGCCAGCGCGGGCGCCTGTCCGAGGAGACCGGCGAGAACGACAATTTCCGCGTGAAGCGCTACATCGCGAAATACACGATCAATCCGGCCATCGCGCACGGCATCTCGCGGCATATCGGCTCGATCGAGGTGGGCAAGCGCGCCGACCTGGTGCTGTGGTCGCCGGCCTTCTTCGGGGTCAAGCCCGAGCTGGTGCTGGTGGGCGGCACCATCGCGCTGGCGCAGATGGGCGATCCCAACGCCTCGATCCCGACGCCGCAGCCGGTTCATTCGCGCCCCATGTTCGGCGCTCTGGGCCGCGCGCTCGAGATGGGGTCGGTATCGTTCGTGTCGGGGGCGGCCCATGCGGCGGGCATCGGCGAAAGGCTGGGCCTGCGCAAGGCGACGGCCCCGGTCGAGAATACCCGCGGCGGCATCGGCAAGGCGGCGATGAAGCTGAACGCGACCACGCCGCGCATCGAGGTGGACCCCGAAACCTATGAGGTGCGCGCCGATGGCGAGTTGCTCACCTGCGCCCCGGCCGAGGTGCTGCCGATGGCGCAGCGCTATTTCCTGTTCTGA
- a CDS encoding extracellular solute-binding protein — translation MRTRTLLLSTAGAIGLAGAAVADGHMADDLTFVSWGGAYQSSQQNAYVEPYLEDNPQVSIVWDESSPEAVAKLRAMEEAGNLTWDLVDVTAADAMRLCDEGLAMEVDHDEILAPAPDGTPASEDFGDMIVSECFIPQIAYSITNAYRTDVSEWEGREPEDICALFDTENFPGTRTLERRPINNMEWALICDGVAFEDVYDLLETSEGQDRALAKLDTIKDDTIWWSSAAEAIQAMADGEAVIGSSYNGRFFSAIVEQDQPIEMLWDTQVYDIDGWIIPEGLPEERLARVQDFLYFATDTQRLADQAKYISYGPARASSAPLVSTHAELGIEMAPHMPTNPANASNAFVQNYEWWADYRDDIDAKFQSWLAR, via the coding sequence ATGAGGACCAGAACCCTTCTTCTGTCCACCGCAGGCGCCATCGGCTTGGCCGGTGCCGCGGTGGCAGACGGCCACATGGCCGATGACCTGACCTTCGTGTCCTGGGGCGGGGCCTACCAGTCCAGCCAGCAGAACGCCTATGTCGAGCCCTATCTCGAGGACAACCCCCAGGTCTCGATCGTCTGGGACGAAAGCTCGCCCGAGGCGGTCGCAAAGCTGCGCGCGATGGAAGAGGCGGGCAACCTGACCTGGGATCTGGTCGACGTGACCGCCGCGGACGCCATGCGCCTTTGCGACGAGGGCCTCGCGATGGAGGTGGATCACGACGAGATCCTTGCCCCCGCGCCCGACGGCACGCCGGCCTCCGAGGATTTCGGCGACATGATCGTCAGCGAGTGCTTCATCCCGCAGATCGCCTATTCGATCACCAACGCCTACCGCACCGACGTGTCGGAGTGGGAAGGCCGCGAGCCCGAGGACATCTGCGCGCTGTTCGACACCGAGAACTTCCCCGGCACCCGCACGCTGGAGCGCCGGCCGATCAACAACATGGAATGGGCGCTGATCTGCGACGGGGTGGCCTTCGAGGATGTCTACGACCTGCTCGAGACCTCCGAGGGGCAGGACCGCGCGCTGGCCAAGCTCGACACGATCAAGGACGACACGATCTGGTGGAGCTCGGCCGCCGAGGCGATCCAGGCCATGGCCGACGGCGAGGCGGTGATCGGCTCGTCCTACAACGGCCGCTTCTTCTCGGCCATCGTCGAGCAGGACCAGCCGATCGAGATGCTCTGGGATACCCAGGTCTATGACATCGACGGCTGGATCATCCCCGAGGGTCTGCCCGAAGAGCGTCTGGCCCGCGTGCAGGACTTCCTGTATTTCGCGACCGACACGCAGCGCCTGGCCGATCAGGCCAAGTACATCTCCTACGGCCCGGCCCGTGCATCCTCGGCGCCGCTGGTCTCGACCCATGCCGAACTGGGCATCGAGATGGCGCCGCACATGCCGACCAACCCGGCCAACGCGTCGAACGCCTTCGTGCAGAACTACGAATGGTGGGCGGACTACCGCGACGACATCGACGCCAAGTTCCAGTCCTGGCTGGCGCGCTGA
- a CDS encoding urease accessory protein UreF, with translation MTTDGLHQLFAWFSPAYPVGAFAYSHGLEYEIASGTVTDGAQLSAWIAAVLRFGAGRTDAILLAHAWRAPEGDITELADLALALAPSEERALETTGMGRAFALTSDAVQGTGADPLPYPAAVGRAGARAGLALDPLLRLYLHGFAANLVSVAVRFVPLGQTEGQRVLAGLFGTIDAVAAEAGQATLDDIGSCVPGADLAAIGHETLPTRIFRS, from the coding sequence ATGACCACTGACGGGCTGCACCAGCTTTTCGCCTGGTTCTCGCCCGCCTATCCGGTGGGTGCCTTCGCCTATTCGCACGGGCTGGAGTACGAGATCGCAAGCGGCACCGTCACCGACGGCGCGCAGCTTTCGGCCTGGATCGCGGCGGTGCTGCGGTTCGGTGCCGGGCGGACCGATGCGATCCTGCTGGCCCATGCATGGCGCGCGCCCGAGGGCGATATCACCGAGCTTGCCGACCTGGCGCTCGCGCTCGCACCCTCCGAGGAGCGGGCGCTGGAAACCACGGGCATGGGCCGCGCCTTTGCCCTGACCTCGGACGCGGTGCAGGGGACGGGCGCCGATCCCTTGCCCTATCCGGCTGCCGTGGGGCGGGCGGGCGCGCGGGCGGGGCTGGCGCTCGACCCGCTGCTGCGGCTCTACCTGCATGGCTTTGCCGCGAACCTGGTGTCGGTCGCCGTGCGCTTCGTGCCGCTGGGCCAGACCGAGGGGCAGCGCGTGCTTGCCGGCCTGTTCGGGACCATCGACGCGGTCGCGGCCGAGGCAGGCCAGGCCACGCTCGACGATATCGGCAGCTGCGTGCCCGGCGCCGATCTGGCCGCGATCGGGCACGAGACCCTTCCCACCCGCATCTTCAGGAGCTGA
- a CDS encoding c-type cytochrome, whose product MKSIVAGGLVALGISVVPAQADALLERGEYLVRGIAGCGNCHTPMGPDGFVMEQELGGRLVEDGPAFTAYAPNITPAGRIAGWSDAELARAIREGIRPDGTLIGPPMPFAMYRGLSDDDLSAIIAFLRTMTPVEGETPPSEYRIPLPPAYGPPVESVAAVPAGVTVEYGAYLAGPVAHCMECHTPMGPQGPMLETDLGRGGFEFHGPWGVSIAANLTSHEDGLADYTDAQIADMITRGVRPDGSPMLPPMPYGYLARMSADDLSAIILYLRSLPPLADAG is encoded by the coding sequence ATGAAAAGCATCGTCGCCGGGGGACTGGTCGCCCTTGGCATCTCGGTCGTTCCGGCCCAAGCCGATGCCCTGCTGGAGCGCGGCGAATACCTTGTGCGCGGCATCGCCGGTTGCGGCAACTGCCACACCCCCATGGGGCCGGACGGCTTCGTGATGGAACAGGAACTCGGCGGCCGCCTGGTCGAGGACGGCCCCGCCTTCACTGCCTATGCGCCCAATATCACGCCCGCCGGCCGCATAGCCGGATGGAGCGATGCGGAACTGGCCCGCGCCATCCGCGAAGGGATCCGCCCCGACGGCACCCTCATCGGCCCGCCGATGCCGTTTGCCATGTATCGCGGCCTGTCCGATGACGACCTGTCGGCCATCATAGCCTTCCTGCGCACCATGACCCCGGTCGAGGGCGAGACGCCCCCCTCCGAATACCGCATTCCGCTGCCCCCCGCATACGGCCCGCCCGTCGAAAGCGTGGCCGCGGTGCCCGCGGGCGTGACGGTTGAGTATGGCGCCTATCTTGCCGGTCCCGTCGCGCATTGCATGGAGTGCCATACGCCGATGGGTCCGCAGGGCCCGATGCTGGAGACCGACCTCGGCCGCGGCGGCTTCGAGTTCCACGGCCCCTGGGGCGTGTCGATCGCCGCGAACCTGACCAGCCATGAGGACGGCCTGGCGGACTATACCGACGCGCAGATCGCGGACATGATCACACGGGGCGTGCGCCCGGACGGCAGCCCGATGCTGCCGCCGATGCCCTATGGCTATCTCGCGCGGATGTCGGCGGACGACCTGTCGGCGATCATCCTCTACCTGCGCAGCCTGCCGCCGCTGGCGGACGCAGGGTAG
- the ureG gene encoding urease accessory protein UreG encodes MTRPNGPLRVGIGGPVGAGKTTLTDRLCKAMRERYSVAVITNDIYTREDADALVRSQALPSDRIVGVETGGCPHTAIREDASINLAAVADLTARFPDLDVIFIESGGDNLAATFSPELADLTLYMIDVAMGEEIPRKGGPGITRSDLLIVNKTDLAPHVGVSTDVMARDAAAQRGARPVVFAELRSGRSVSEIVSFLEEAGGLTPI; translated from the coding sequence ATGACCCGACCCAACGGCCCGCTGCGCGTGGGCATCGGCGGCCCGGTGGGCGCCGGCAAGACGACCCTGACCGACCGGCTGTGCAAGGCGATGCGCGAGCGTTATTCGGTCGCGGTCATCACCAACGACATCTACACCCGCGAGGATGCGGACGCGCTGGTGCGCAGCCAGGCGCTGCCCTCGGACCGGATCGTGGGGGTGGAAACCGGCGGCTGCCCGCATACCGCGATCCGCGAGGATGCGTCGATCAACCTTGCGGCGGTGGCCGATCTGACGGCGCGGTTCCCGGACCTGGATGTCATCTTCATCGAGTCGGGCGGCGACAACCTGGCCGCCACCTTCAGCCCGGAACTGGCGGACCTGACGCTTTACATGATCGATGTCGCGATGGGAGAGGAGATCCCGCGCAAGGGTGGGCCGGGGATCACCCGCTCTGACCTCTTGATCGTGAACAAGACCGATCTCGCGCCCCATGTCGGCGTGTCCACCGATGTCATGGCCCGGGATGCGGCGGCGCAGCGCGGGGCGCGGCCGGTGGTCTTTGCCGAGCTCAGATCGGGGCGATCTGTTTCCGAAATCGTCTCATTCCTTGAAGAAGCAGGAGGACTGACTCCCATCTGA
- a CDS encoding ABC transporter ATP-binding protein, with product MASSAAMVEFDRVQKSYDGETLVVKDLNLSMPKGEFLTMLGPSGSGKTTCLMMLAGFETATNGQIRLGGREINNIPPHKRGIGMVFQNYALFPHMTVAENLAFPLEVRKLGKAEREQKVLRALDMVQMGEFGGRRPAQLSGGQQQRIALARALVFEPELVLMDEPLGALDKQLREHMQFEIKHLHERLGITVVYVTHDQTEALTMSDRVAVFNDGRIQQLAPPDQLYEAPENSFVAQFIGENNTMEGTIAELSNGIATVRLDDGEIIDTIPVNVSEVGERTRVSIRPERVEYNRERLSSDAHTLKAEVLEFIYMGDIFRTRLKVAGNDNFIIKTRNAPDQRRLKPGETIEIGWLPQDCRALDA from the coding sequence ATGGCATCATCCGCGGCGATGGTGGAATTTGATCGTGTCCAGAAAAGCTACGATGGCGAGACGCTTGTCGTAAAGGATCTGAACCTGTCGATGCCGAAAGGCGAGTTCCTGACGATGTTGGGGCCGTCGGGCTCGGGCAAGACGACCTGCCTTATGATGCTGGCCGGTTTCGAGACGGCGACCAATGGCCAGATCCGGCTCGGCGGGCGCGAGATCAACAACATCCCCCCCCACAAGCGCGGCATCGGGATGGTGTTCCAGAACTACGCCCTCTTTCCGCACATGACCGTGGCCGAGAACCTGGCCTTTCCGCTGGAAGTGCGGAAGCTGGGCAAGGCCGAGCGCGAGCAGAAGGTTCTTCGCGCGCTCGACATGGTGCAGATGGGCGAATTCGGCGGCCGCCGTCCGGCGCAGCTTTCGGGCGGCCAGCAGCAGCGCATCGCCCTTGCCCGCGCGCTGGTCTTCGAGCCGGAACTGGTGCTGATGGACGAGCCGCTGGGCGCGCTCGACAAGCAGCTGCGCGAGCACATGCAGTTCGAGATCAAGCACCTGCATGAACGCCTTGGGATCACCGTGGTCTATGTGACGCACGACCAGACCGAGGCGCTGACCATGTCGGACCGCGTGGCCGTGTTCAACGACGGGCGGATCCAGCAGCTTGCCCCGCCCGACCAGCTGTACGAGGCGCCCGAGAACAGCTTCGTCGCGCAGTTCATCGGCGAGAACAACACCATGGAAGGCACCATCGCCGAGCTTTCGAACGGGATCGCGACCGTCCGGCTGGATGATGGCGAGATCATCGACACGATCCCCGTGAACGTCTCGGAAGTGGGCGAGCGGACCCGCGTCTCGATCCGGCCCGAGCGGGTCGAGTACAACCGCGAACGTCTGTCGTCCGACGCGCACACGCTCAAGGCCGAGGTGCTCGAGTTCATCTACATGGGCGACATCTTCCGCACCCGGCTGAAGGTTGCGGGCAACGACAATTTCATCATCAAGACGCGAAACGCCCCCGATCAGCGCCGGCTGAAGCCCGGCGAGACCATCGAGATCGGCTGGCTGCCGCAGGATTGCCGCGCGCTGGACGCCTGA
- a CDS encoding urease accessory protein UreE — MIRGTHVLDSDDGHCDTVTLSHDDRFRRRMAMTGDAGTRFLLDLPKAAELGAGQGIALEDGRVIGVRAADEDLMEARALDPHHLIRTAWHVGNRHLPCAIHADRLVLRWDHVIAHMLEGLGCTVTRLRGPFTPEGGAYGEGRTQGHDHGHHHGHGHDHHHDHGHPHQHPHDHDH, encoded by the coding sequence ATGATCCGCGGCACCCATGTCCTCGACAGCGACGACGGGCATTGCGATACCGTCACCCTGTCTCATGACGACCGCTTCCGCCGCCGCATGGCGATGACCGGGGATGCGGGTACCCGTTTCCTTCTCGATCTTCCCAAGGCGGCCGAACTCGGGGCAGGCCAAGGCATCGCGCTGGAAGACGGCCGCGTGATCGGCGTGCGCGCAGCCGACGAAGACCTGATGGAAGCCCGCGCGCTTGACCCGCACCACCTGATCCGCACCGCCTGGCATGTCGGCAACCGGCATCTGCCCTGCGCAATCCATGCCGACCGGCTGGTGCTGCGCTGGGACCATGTGATCGCCCACATGCTCGAAGGGCTGGGCTGCACCGTCACGCGCCTGCGGGGGCCGTTCACGCCCGAGGGCGGCGCCTATGGCGAGGGGCGGACCCAGGGTCACGACCACGGGCACCACCACGGGCACGGGCATGACCACCACCATGACCACGGGCACCCCCATCAGCACCCCCACGACCATGACCACTGA
- a CDS encoding ABC transporter permease: MTDATLGTSQSRHDHTASDDAAPGEMLAADGTPLKKSLRRALRAQKLRALALIAPLLLFVLLTFVAPIADMLFRSVENQIVPDTLPRTTVALQDWNYESGEPPSEDVFAAFYVDLSVAEELRIHTRLGSRLNYEQTGISSLFRRTGRDVGRFDTDIYADQLIALDPAWETPATWIALMRQDETAALLPETASAWQGWLRILAEDGDDVTEEEPADFLHAMLYRDLSATDASAVEPLGPMVVEAARAVPGFEQVSIRDQFLESDEDWADPEIWGTIKAFSPAYTPGYFMAAADLQLTPSGVEAKPQDESIYVLLFERTLFMSLVIMGSCVLLGYPIAYLLASLPMRQANVLLILVLLPFWTSLLVRTSSWKVLLQQQGVINDTLVWMGLVADDARLQMINNQFGTIVAMTHILLPFMILPLYSVMKTIPPSYVRAAKSLGATNWTAFWRVYFPQSVPGIGAGCILVFILSIGYYITPELVGGTSGTFISNRIAYHISSSLNWGLAAALGSILLVVVLALYWIYDRLVGIDNVSLG; encoded by the coding sequence ATGACCGACGCGACCCTGGGGACATCGCAGTCCCGGCACGACCACACCGCGAGCGATGACGCCGCGCCGGGCGAGATGCTGGCCGCCGACGGCACGCCGCTGAAGAAAAGCCTTCGGCGTGCGCTCCGCGCCCAGAAGCTGCGGGCGCTGGCACTGATCGCGCCATTGCTGCTTTTCGTGTTGCTGACCTTTGTCGCGCCGATCGCGGACATGCTGTTCCGCTCGGTCGAGAACCAGATCGTGCCGGACACGCTGCCGCGCACCACCGTGGCCTTGCAGGACTGGAACTACGAAAGCGGGGAGCCGCCTTCGGAGGACGTGTTCGCCGCCTTCTACGTCGATCTTTCCGTGGCCGAGGAGCTGCGCATCCACACCCGGCTGGGCAGCCGGCTGAACTACGAGCAGACCGGCATCTCGTCCCTGTTCCGCCGGACGGGCCGCGACGTGGGGCGCTTCGATACCGACATCTACGCCGACCAGCTGATCGCGCTGGACCCCGCATGGGAGACGCCGGCGACCTGGATCGCGCTGATGCGGCAGGACGAGACGGCGGCGCTTCTGCCCGAAACCGCGTCGGCCTGGCAGGGCTGGCTGCGCATCCTGGCCGAGGACGGCGACGACGTAACCGAAGAGGAGCCTGCGGATTTCCTCCATGCCATGCTTTATCGCGACCTGTCCGCCACCGATGCGTCGGCCGTCGAGCCGCTGGGTCCGATGGTGGTGGAGGCCGCCCGCGCGGTGCCCGGCTTCGAGCAGGTCTCGATCCGCGACCAGTTCCTCGAGTCCGACGAGGACTGGGCCGACCCCGAAATCTGGGGCACGATCAAGGCCTTTTCGCCGGCCTACACGCCGGGCTATTTCATGGCCGCCGCGGATCTTCAGCTGACCCCCTCGGGCGTCGAGGCGAAGCCGCAGGACGAAAGCATCTACGTCCTTCTCTTCGAGCGCACGCTCTTCATGTCGCTCGTCATCATGGGAAGCTGCGTGCTGCTGGGCTATCCCATCGCCTATCTGCTGGCCAGCCTGCCCATGCGCCAGGCGAATGTGCTGCTGATCCTGGTGCTGCTGCCGTTCTGGACGTCGCTTCTGGTGCGGACATCGTCCTGGAAGGTACTTCTCCAGCAGCAGGGCGTCATCAACGACACGCTGGTCTGGATGGGGCTGGTCGCCGACGATGCGCGGTTGCAGATGATCAACAACCAGTTCGGCACCATCGTCGCTATGACGCATATCCTGCTGCCCTTCATGATCCTGCCGCTCTATTCGGTGATGAAGACGATCCCGCCATCCTATGTGCGCGCGGCCAAGTCGCTGGGGGCCACGAACTGGACCGCCTTCTGGCGGGTCTACTTCCCGCAATCGGTGCCGGGGATCGGCGCGGGCTGCATCCTGGTGTTCATCCTGTCGATCGGCTACTACATCACGCCGGAACTGGTGGGCGGCACCAGCGGTACCTTCATCTCGAACCGGATCGCGTATCACATCTCCAGCTCGCTCAACTGGGGACTGGCGGCGGCACTGGGCAGCATCCTGCTGGTGGTCGTTCTCGCGCTTTACTGGATCTACGACCGGCTTGTCGGAATCGACAACGTGTCGCTGGGCTGA